A segment of the Lentimicrobiaceae bacterium genome:
ATATTTTGATCTCCTAAAATTACATGATTAATGATGCTTAAGCTATTACTTCAGGCTGTTTTTATCAACAGCCGTTTTGTTAATATCTTAATTTTCGCCGTCTTCTTCAAAAAACTTTTTTATCCCGTCAAAGAATGAAAGTCTTTGCTTTTTCCTGGGTTTAGTTGTTTCAGTTTCAGGTTCTGCTGACTGCAGGCTTTTTTCAAACCTTTGCAACCCGATAATGACCAGGCCGATGCCGGTAGCATACATGGGACTGGCCATTTCTTCCGGAACGCCAGGCGCCAGATGCTCATTGGGGTAGCCAATGCGGGTATCCATGCCGGTAATAAACTCGGTGAGCTGTGTAATGTGTTTTAATTGTGCACCCCCACCTGTAAGAACAATGCCTGCAATGAGTTTTTTTTCAAAGCCTGAATTTTTGATTTCAAAATAGACGTGTTCTATAATTTCTTCCATGCGGGCCTGAATGATGCTGGCCAGATTTTTGAGCGTAATTTCCTTGGGAGGACGACCACGCAGGCCGGGAATGGCCACAATCTCCTCGTCGCGGTTTTCACTGGCCAGGGCTGAGCCGAACTTAACTTTTAAATCTTCGGCGTGCTTCTTAATAATGGTGCAGCCCTCTTTGATGTCTTCGGTTATGATGTCGCCACCAAAAGGGATAACAGCGGTATGTCTGACGATTCCATCCTGAAAAATGGCGATATCGGTTGTGCCGCCGCCAATGTCGACCAGTACTACACCGGCTTCTTTTTCTTCTTCGCTGAGCACAGCTTCGGCTGAGGCCAGAGGCTCAAGCAGTAAGGAGTCAACCTGAAGGTTGGCTTTTTTTATGCATTTGTAAATGTTTTTTGCAGCCATTGTCTGGCCCGAAATAATGTGGAAATTGGCCTCCAGTGTGTGGCCAAGCATTCCTTTGGGCTGCTTTATTCCGCTTTCGCCATCAATGGTATATTCCTGTGCAATAACATCGATTATCTCTTCGCCGGGGTTCATCGCCAGTTTATACATGTTTTCTGTCAATCCGTCGATGTCGGCCTGGCTTATTTCATTGTCACTGTTGGTGCGGATAACCGAACCTCTGTATTGTATGCTTTTGATATGCTGACCTGCAATACCAACATTTACTGTAGCAATGTCAGAGTCGGAGCGGGCTTCAGCTTCTTTTACTGCCACGAT
Coding sequences within it:
- the ftsA gene encoding cell division protein FtsA → MARSEIIVGLDIGTTKIAAIVGQRNENGKIEILGFGRTESIGVKRGVVANIEDTVQSIIVAVKEAEARSDSDIATVNVGIAGQHIKSIQYRGSVIRTNSDNEISQADIDGLTENMYKLAMNPGEEIIDVIAQEYTIDGESGIKQPKGMLGHTLEANFHIISGQTMAAKNIYKCIKKANLQVDSLLLEPLASAEAVLSEEEKEAGVVLVDIGGGTTDIAIFQDGIVRHTAVIPFGGDIITEDIKEGCTIIKKHAEDLKVKFGSALASENRDEEIVAIPGLRGRPPKEITLKNLASIIQARMEEIIEHVYFEIKNSGFEKKLIAGIVLTGGGAQLKHITQLTEFITGMDTRIGYPNEHLAPGVPEEMASPMYATGIGLVIIGLQRFEKSLQSAEPETETTKPRKKQRLSFFDGIKKFFEEDGEN